One region of Microbacterium sp. M28 genomic DNA includes:
- a CDS encoding FAD-dependent oxidoreductase, with protein sequence MDISIDTECVIAGGGPAGLMLGLLLARAGVDVVVLEKHADFLRDFRGDTIHPSTQDLLAELGLLDAFLQRPHADMPRVRLSWHGQELTLADFTRLPTRRKVMTFMPQWDFLDLLADAAARHRGFRLLRSTRASGLIRDGDRVVGVTADGPDGAVTVTARLVVDASGRDSDLRAQAGLIPVGVAAAMDVLWFRLPKAPDEHYPFVQAGAGMIITIDRGDFFQIAHVIPAGSWTGSEQDLVGVKQRIAGISPRMAEPVATVSTDDVHLLRVRLERLRHWYVDGLLCIGDAAHAMSPAGGVGINLAIQDAVAAARLLAPVLRERAPRGRELRRVQRRRMWPVRVTQRVQRMMQRPLLATSAPDGALPVPLRVVRDHPALTHVTGRFIGLGARPERLG encoded by the coding sequence ATGGACATCTCCATCGACACGGAATGCGTGATCGCCGGCGGCGGACCCGCCGGGCTCATGCTGGGCCTCCTCCTCGCCCGGGCGGGCGTCGACGTCGTCGTCCTGGAGAAGCACGCGGACTTCCTCCGCGACTTCCGCGGCGACACGATCCATCCATCGACTCAGGATCTGCTGGCCGAGCTCGGCCTCCTCGACGCGTTCCTGCAGCGCCCGCACGCCGACATGCCCCGAGTGCGGCTGAGCTGGCACGGGCAGGAGCTCACGCTCGCGGACTTCACGCGGCTGCCCACCCGCCGGAAGGTCATGACGTTCATGCCGCAGTGGGACTTCCTGGATCTGCTCGCCGATGCCGCGGCGCGCCACCGCGGCTTCCGGCTGCTGCGTTCCACGCGCGCATCGGGGCTGATCCGCGACGGCGATCGCGTCGTCGGCGTCACCGCGGACGGACCAGACGGCGCCGTGACGGTGACCGCACGACTCGTCGTCGACGCGTCGGGGCGCGACTCGGACCTCCGAGCGCAGGCGGGTCTCATCCCCGTCGGGGTCGCCGCCGCCATGGACGTCCTCTGGTTCCGGCTTCCGAAGGCGCCGGACGAGCACTACCCGTTCGTGCAGGCCGGTGCGGGCATGATCATCACGATCGACCGCGGCGACTTCTTCCAGATCGCGCACGTGATCCCCGCCGGATCCTGGACCGGCTCGGAACAGGACCTGGTGGGCGTGAAGCAGCGCATCGCCGGGATCTCACCGCGCATGGCGGAACCCGTCGCGACCGTGTCGACCGACGACGTGCACCTGCTGCGCGTGCGGCTCGAGCGGCTGCGCCACTGGTACGTCGACGGCCTGCTGTGCATCGGCGATGCGGCGCACGCGATGTCGCCCGCCGGCGGCGTCGGCATCAATCTGGCGATCCAGGATGCCGTTGCCGCCGCACGGCTTCTCGCCCCAGTGCTGCGCGAGCGCGCGCCGAGGGGGCGCGAGCTGCGTCGCGTGCAGAGACGACGCATGTGGCCGGTGCGGGTCACCCAGCGGGTGCAGCGCATGATGCAGCGGCCGCTGCTGGCGACGTCCGCGCCCGACGGTGCGCTTCCGGTGCCGCTGCGCGTGGTGCGCGATCACCCGGCGCTGACGCACGTCACCGGACGATTCATCGGGCTCGGTGCGCGACCGGAACGCCTCGGCTGA
- a CDS encoding TetR/AcrR family transcriptional regulator gives MATNPRYDPERRDRIIDACLDVIAERGVAGTTHRRVAEAAGVPLGSMTYHFDGMDDLLRAAFTRLSHTIADGFEARLGHDMTRDQAKDAVVDLIQQDVFAGHRELVLSHELYTLAARDERYRELTTAWMARSRVALERHFDPTTARLLDATIEGISIHSALDVTPTDRALIRELVDRVVGP, from the coding sequence ATGGCCACGAACCCGCGCTACGACCCCGAGCGCCGTGACCGCATCATCGACGCGTGCCTCGACGTGATCGCCGAACGCGGCGTCGCGGGGACCACGCACCGCCGCGTGGCCGAGGCCGCCGGAGTCCCGCTGGGTTCGATGACCTACCACTTCGACGGCATGGACGACCTGCTTCGCGCTGCCTTCACCCGCCTCTCGCACACGATCGCCGACGGCTTCGAAGCCCGCCTCGGGCATGACATGACGCGGGATCAGGCCAAGGATGCCGTCGTCGACCTCATCCAGCAGGATGTGTTCGCCGGCCACCGAGAGCTGGTCCTCTCGCATGAGCTGTACACGCTCGCGGCGCGGGATGAACGCTACCGGGAGCTCACCACGGCCTGGATGGCACGCAGTCGGGTCGCGCTCGAGCGGCACTTCGATCCGACGACTGCTCGACTTCTCGATGCGACGATCGAGGGCATCAGCATCCACTCCGCCCTCGATGTGACGCCGACCGACCGCGCCCTGATCCGCGAGCTCGTCGATCGGGTCGTCGGCCCGTAA
- a CDS encoding sugar O-acetyltransferase translates to MQDYFLGDTRTNHERMLAGDLYIADDPEIEKRAARAARLADLYHRQVISGDPAARGWLEDLIGELAPDAVIRPPLFVDYGEHISIGARTFINFNLTALDVAKITIGADCQIGPNVQLLTPTHPVEPQPRRDKLEAAQPITIGDNVWLGGGVIVCPGVTIGDNSVIGAGAVVTKDIPANVVAVGNPAKVVRSI, encoded by the coding sequence ATGCAGGACTACTTCCTCGGCGACACCCGCACGAACCACGAGCGCATGCTCGCCGGCGACCTCTACATCGCCGACGACCCCGAGATCGAGAAGCGTGCAGCGCGGGCGGCCCGGTTGGCGGATCTGTACCACCGCCAGGTGATCTCCGGCGACCCCGCCGCACGCGGCTGGCTCGAGGACCTCATCGGCGAACTGGCTCCGGATGCCGTCATCCGCCCTCCCCTGTTCGTCGACTACGGCGAGCACATCTCCATCGGGGCGCGCACGTTCATCAACTTCAACCTCACGGCGCTCGACGTCGCGAAGATCACGATCGGCGCCGATTGCCAGATCGGACCGAACGTCCAACTGCTCACGCCGACGCACCCGGTCGAACCTCAGCCGCGGCGCGACAAGCTCGAAGCGGCCCAGCCCATCACGATCGGCGACAACGTCTGGCTCGGCGGCGGGGTCATCGTATGTCCCGGCGTCACCATCGGAGACAACAGCGTGATCGGCGCCGGAGCGGTCGTCACAAAGGACATCCCGGCGAACGTGGTCGCCGTCGGCAATCCGGCGAAGGTCGTCCGGAGCATCTGA